The following is a genomic window from Spirochaetota bacterium.
GTACCCGGGATAACGCAAATCATATTTCTCCATCACCAGATCGCGGTCCACCTTCGCCGCAATGGAAGCCGCGGCGATTGAAATCGAGCGGGAATCGCCCCTGATGACGGGGATGAATCGAACACCGGGCGAGAACCGAAAATTTCCGTCCATGATGACGGCATCCGGCATGGGATCGAGTTTTTTCAAGAGGCGATCCAGGGCGCGTTCCGTGGCCCCGTTCACGTTAAGGCTGTCCACAAGGGAGGGAGAAATCATTATGGTCCGCTGCGCGTACGCGTGTCGACGGATCACGTCTCGTAACGCACGGCGGGCACGGGGAGTCAGTTTCTTGGAATCGTTAATCGCGGAAAGTTCCGGTGGGATGTCATGGAAAAGGCTGCAGTCGAATACCACGAGTCCCACGCACAAGGGACCCGCCAGGGCTCCCCTGCCCGCCTCGTCGATGCCGGCGATCAGCCGGCATCCCTGCCGGAGCAGTTCATGTTCTATCTCGAAAGACGGCTTTTCACAAGTGCGCGAGGATCGCACATTCCTATTGTTCGCTTCCCGATTCCGGGGCCGCCGACTCGTCGGGCGCCGGGGTTTCGTGCGTCACCGGGACGAAGGTTTTTACCGACGGCTTGGATTTCTTTTCACGAAGCTTCGCGGATTTGCCGGTACGCTCCCTGAGGAAGTAAAGCTTGGCGCGGCGGATCTTGCCCTTTCTCATCACCTCGATTTTCGCGATACGGGTGGAAAACAGCGGGAAGACGCGCTCGACGCCGACATCGTACGATACCCGGCGAACCGTGAAGGTTTTTTTCATGCCCTTGTTGTCGATGGCGATAACGGTCCCCTCGAAAACCTGGACGCGCTCCCTGTTGCCCTCGATGATCTTATAGTGAACCTTGACCGTGTCGCCGATCTCGAA
Proteins encoded in this region:
- a CDS encoding ribonuclease HII; the encoded protein is MRSSRTCEKPSFEIEHELLRQGCRLIAGIDEAGRGALAGPLCVGLVVFDCSLFHDIPPELSAINDSKKLTPRARRALRDVIRRHAYAQRTIMISPSLVDSLNVNGATERALDRLLKKLDPMPDAVIMDGNFRFSPGVRFIPVIRGDSRSISIAAASIAAKVDRDLVMEKYDLRYPGYLLRKNKGYGTPDHMDALGARGPSPIHRRSFEPVKSMLHPPAFISDEN
- the rplS gene encoding 50S ribosomal protein L19 → MNIIEAVEKDIMPVNRTMNFEIGDTVKVHYKIIEGNRERVQVFEGTVIAIDNKGMKKTFTVRRVSYDVGVERVFPLFSTRIAKIEVMRKGKIRRAKLYFLRERTGKSAKLREKKSKPSVKTFVPVTHETPAPDESAAPESGSEQ